A single window of Bombus pascuorum chromosome 1, iyBomPasc1.1, whole genome shotgun sequence DNA harbors:
- the LOC132916122 gene encoding transcriptional adapter 2-alpha-like isoform X1 produces MTNPNLTDMTEEDAADLQFPKDYSSSRTEKIGHNVELDVSVVNDEIITSDPICRVCKSALTEPYIRCAVCDSMELCPSCFSNGSEISSHRNDHDYIIIKNEFPLIDESGWTAKQELECLDVLQECGFGNWVDMARRIQGKSMEECKSHYLQYYIDNQALPGLPKMEETKASLVGCEPIPYLYKLQDLEEPPRFAPNTLNCKLLAGYNAARSDFEVNFDNHAELLISNLYYDEFDVSDNNYELGKELQVAIVQAYNNRLKERMRRRKIIRNHGLIAFRRTISWIQRYECTITRALAERLLIFMQLLGGIEFDYFMEGLHRAGELKNYLNKLFEFRNNGLEHFHSVPIFQKLSKLRQENEKERKQYLNNPDYSWKTILPGCNINFSNSISSTIAQRKTAPPLAIQGLPGYEKLTSAEKELCSITRIVPTNYLDFKQILITENKKAGYLRLAQARVLLKIDVNKTRKIYDFLTEKGYINKPNQ; encoded by the exons atgactAATCCGAATTTAACTGATATGACGGAGGAAGATGCGGCGGACTTGCAATTTCCGAAAG ACTACTCATCGAGTAGAACAGAAAAGATTGGACATAACGTAGAACTCGACGTGTCAGTCGTGAACGATGAAATCATTACTTCAGACCCAATATGCCGCGTATGCAAATCCGCATTGACAGAGCCGTATATTCGTTGTGCTGTGTGTGATAGTATGGAATTGTGTCCCTCTTGTTTCTCCAACGGATCAGAAATTAGCAGTCACAGAAACGATCACGACTATATCATCATAAAGAACGAATTTCCCTTGATCGATGAAAGTGGTTGGACAGCGAAACAAGAATTAGAATGTTTAGATGTTTTACAGGAGTGTGGTTTTGGTAATTGGGTTGACATGGCCAGACGAATACAAGGGAAATCGATGGAAGAATGTAAAAGTCATTATCTTcaatattatatcgataatCAGGCTTTGCCAGGATTGccaaaaatggaagaaacgaaagctaGTTTGGTTGGTTGTGAACCTAttccttatttatataaattgcaaGATTTAGAAGAACCTCCTCGGTTTGCGCCTAATACTCTTAATTGTAAACTTTTGGCTGGATACAATGCAGCAAGATCAGATTTTGAAGTCAATTTTGATAATCATgcagaattattaatttccaaCTTGTACTACGATGAATTTGATGTAAGcgataataattatgaattagGAAAAGAATTACAAGTAGCTATAGTACAAGCATATAATAACAGACTGAAAGAACGTAtgaggagaagaaaaattatacgtaatcatGGACTGATAGCATTTAGAAGGACCATATCTTGGATACAGAGATACGAATGTACAATAACTAGAGCACTTGCAgaaagattattaatttttatgcaattattaGGAGGTATAGAGTTCGATTATTTCATGGAAGGCTTACATAGAGCGGGAgaacttaaaaattatcttaatAAGTTATTTGAATTTCGCAATAATGGTTTGGAACACTTTCATAGTGTTCCAATATTCCAAAAGTTAAGCAAACTTAGGCAAGAGaatgaaaaggaaaggaaacaaTACTTGAATAATCCTGACTATAGCTGGAAGACTATATTACCTGGTTGCAACattaattttagtaattcCATATCGAGTACAATCGCACAACGAAAAACGGCGCCGCCACTTGCAATTCAAGGTCTTCCAGGATATGAGAAATTAACTTCAGCCGAAAAAGAGCTTTGTTCAATTACGCGTATAGTACCTACTAATTACCTcgatttcaaacaaattttaataacagaaaacaaaaaagctGGTTATCTTAGATTGGCACAAGCTAGGGTTTTGCTTAAAATTGACGTAAATAAAAcacgaaaaatatatgattttcttACGGAAAAgggatatataaataaaccaAATCAATGA
- the LOC132916122 gene encoding DNA-directed RNA polymerase II subunit Rpb4-like isoform X2 codes for MTNPNLTDMTEEDAADLQFPKEFENAETLLISEVLMLLEHRKAQNESAEEEQEFSEVFMKSLTYTNRFRRFKNKETIAAVRNLLMQKKLHKFELASLANLCPETPEEAKALIPSLEGRLEDEELRTILEDIQTKRSLQY; via the exons atgactAATCCGAATTTAACTGATATGACGGAGGAAGATGCGGCGGACTTGCAATTTCCGAAAG aatttgaaaatgcaGAGACCTTGTTAATTTCGGAAGTGTTGATGCTGTTGGAGCACAGGAAAGCTCAAAATGAGTCAGCCGAGGAGGAACAGGAATTCTCTGAAGTTTTTATGAAGAGTTTAACTTATACGAACCGATTTCGTcggtttaaaaataaagaaaccaTTGCTGCTGTAAGAAA ttTACTTATGCAGAAGAAACTTCATAAATTTGAACTAGCTTCGCTCGCAAATCTTTGCCCGGAAACGCCAGAAGAGGCAAAGGCTTTGATACCCAGTTTAGAAGGACGATTAGAAGATGAGGAACTTCGTACAATATTAGAAGACATACAAACAAAACGATCTCTTCAATAttag